A section of the bacterium genome encodes:
- a CDS encoding Rne/Rng family ribonuclease: MRKEIFINSSVGETRIAILEDGKLVELLTERPENERMVGDIYLGRVVNVVKGMRAAFVDIGLEQDAFLHFSDIGETLSDYHAFLDLEESQDEVHPPERANQNYRPIPKEGQEILVQIIKEPISTKGCRITTELSIAGRYMVIVPNSDMVGVSKKVMNLKEKRRLKKIAQAIKPNGFGLIIRTVAEEKDEESLRADLDNLLRTWRKTEARLKKEKPPCLVYKDLAMASSVIRDLFTPDINRVVVDSRRLHQQTVSYLQEVALQFVEKVELYRGKKPLFDTYGIEQEIEKSLSRKIWTRSGGYILFDHAEALTAIDVNSGKFMGRAGHDENALKINLEAAREIARQLRLRDIGGIIVIDFIDMIDPRLKRRLHDEFRRELRKDRAQSNISQISEFGMIEMTRERVRPALLFSYSDSCPTCEGTGRVISKATVLTRIERWLMRYKFIGSERSLVLVVHSEMQRFLTSGFRSRIRRLMWKYWMKIQVMPDDTLRLEEFKFLSKRDGREIMI, from the coding sequence ATGAGAAAAGAGATTTTCATCAACTCCTCGGTTGGCGAAACAAGGATCGCAATCCTTGAAGACGGAAAATTGGTGGAGCTACTGACCGAACGGCCGGAAAATGAGCGCATGGTGGGCGACATCTATCTGGGCAGGGTGGTCAATGTCGTCAAGGGGATGAGAGCCGCGTTTGTAGACATCGGCCTCGAGCAAGACGCCTTCCTGCATTTCAGCGACATCGGAGAAACGCTGAGCGATTATCATGCTTTTCTCGATCTGGAGGAATCGCAGGACGAGGTTCACCCGCCCGAACGCGCGAACCAGAATTACCGGCCCATCCCGAAAGAGGGGCAGGAAATCCTGGTGCAGATCATCAAAGAGCCGATCAGCACGAAGGGCTGCCGCATCACCACCGAGTTGTCCATCGCGGGGCGGTACATGGTCATCGTACCGAACAGCGACATGGTGGGCGTCTCCAAGAAGGTGATGAACCTGAAGGAAAAACGGCGGCTGAAAAAAATCGCCCAGGCGATCAAGCCCAATGGCTTTGGCCTGATCATTCGCACGGTGGCGGAAGAGAAAGACGAGGAAAGCCTGCGCGCCGACCTCGACAATCTTCTGCGGACGTGGCGCAAGACCGAAGCCCGCCTGAAGAAAGAGAAGCCCCCCTGCCTGGTCTACAAAGACCTCGCCATGGCCTCGAGCGTGATTCGTGATCTGTTCACGCCCGACATCAATCGCGTCGTGGTCGATTCCCGCCGGCTGCACCAACAAACGGTCAGTTATCTGCAAGAAGTGGCCCTCCAATTCGTGGAAAAGGTCGAGCTGTACCGCGGCAAAAAACCGCTGTTCGACACGTACGGCATCGAGCAGGAAATCGAAAAGAGCCTGTCGCGCAAAATCTGGACGCGCAGCGGCGGGTACATCCTGTTCGACCACGCCGAAGCGCTCACCGCGATCGACGTCAACAGCGGCAAGTTCATGGGGCGGGCCGGGCACGATGAAAACGCGCTCAAGATCAATCTTGAAGCCGCGCGTGAAATTGCCCGGCAGCTTCGCCTGCGGGACATCGGCGGGATCATCGTCATCGACTTCATTGACATGATCGACCCCCGCCTCAAACGCCGCTTGCACGACGAATTCCGCCGCGAGCTCCGCAAAGACCGCGCCCAGTCAAACATCAGCCAGATCAGCGAATTCGGCATGATCGAGATGACGCGCGAAAGGGTGCGACCCGCCTTGCTCTTCTCCTACTCGGACTCCTGCCCGACCTGCGAGGGCACGGGACGCGTGATTTCCAAAGCCACGGTGCTGACCCGCATCGAGCGCTGGCTGATGCGCTACAAATTCATCGGCAGCGAGCGCAGCCTCGTGCTGGTCGTCCATTCGGAAATGCAGCGCTTCCTGACCTCCGGCTTTCGCAGCCGGATCCGCCGGCTGATGTGGAAGTATTGGATGAAAATCCAAGTGATGCCGGATGATACCCTGCGGCTCGAGGAGTTCAAGTTTCTCTCCAAACGAGACGGACGGGAAATCATGATCTAG
- the rplU gene encoding 50S ribosomal protein L21, with product MYALVEIAGEQFRVEKDAKIRTQKLAGEYGTSVSFDRVLLVNNGSQVVVGQPLVAGAKVEGTIVDQDRDAKVLVFKKKRRKGYRKFNGHRQHKTVVRIDNIVG from the coding sequence ATGTATGCCCTGGTGGAAATTGCAGGCGAGCAATTCCGAGTAGAAAAAGACGCCAAAATTCGCACGCAGAAGCTGGCCGGCGAATATGGCACCAGCGTCTCCTTTGACCGCGTTCTGCTGGTGAACAACGGCAGCCAGGTGGTCGTGGGCCAGCCGCTGGTCGCGGGCGCCAAAGTGGAAGGCACCATCGTCGACCAAGATCGCGACGCCAAGGTGCTGGTCTTCAAGAAGAAAAGACGCAAAGGCTATCGCAAGTTCAACGGTCATCGCCAGCACAAGACCGTGGTTCGGATTGACAATATCGTCGGATAA
- the rpmA gene encoding 50S ribosomal protein L27, producing MAHKKGVGSSRNGRDSNPQYLGVKRYDGEKVLAGNILVRQRGTRIHPGDNVGLGSDDTLFALVNGKVKFSRLGKTRKKVSVIAE from the coding sequence ATGGCTCATAAAAAGGGCGTGGGCAGCTCGCGCAACGGCCGCGACAGCAACCCGCAATATCTGGGCGTGAAACGCTATGACGGCGAGAAAGTTCTGGCCGGCAACATTCTGGTGCGCCAGCGCGGCACGCGCATCCATCCCGGCGACAATGTCGGCCTCGGCAGCGATGACACCCTCTTCGCGCTGGTGAATGGCAAGGTCAAATTCAGCCGGCTCGGCAAAACCCGAAAAAAAGTCAGCGTGATCGCTGAATAA
- the mdh gene encoding malate dehydrogenase translates to MKITVVGAGHVGATTALRLAEKRLANEVVLIDILEGIPAGKGLDLWESAPVEGFDCKVIGSTNDYSLTQNSDLVVITAGLARKPGMSRDDLQEKNAGIVKTVTESIANQSPQCKIIMVTNPLDVMTYVAMKVSGFEPNRVFGMAGVLDTARYRTFVAMELGVSVRDISALVLGGHGDDMVPLPRLTTVGGIPLTELLSPERITAIVDRTRNGGAEIVKLLKEGSAYYAPSAAVAEMAESVLRDSKRVLPCAAWLGGEYGLSNVYCGVPVKLGKDGVEKIFELKLNEAERKMLHESASHVKESIAKLKL, encoded by the coding sequence ATGAAGATTACCGTTGTGGGAGCAGGACATGTGGGCGCGACGACCGCCCTGCGGCTGGCGGAAAAGCGTCTGGCCAATGAAGTCGTGTTGATCGACATTCTCGAAGGCATTCCGGCAGGCAAGGGTCTGGATTTGTGGGAATCGGCGCCGGTCGAGGGATTCGATTGCAAAGTCATCGGTTCGACGAACGACTATTCGCTCACTCAGAACTCCGACCTGGTCGTCATCACCGCCGGCCTGGCGCGCAAGCCCGGCATGAGCCGCGATGACCTGCAGGAGAAGAACGCCGGCATCGTGAAAACCGTGACCGAGAGCATCGCCAATCAGTCGCCGCAATGCAAGATCATCATGGTCACCAATCCCCTCGACGTCATGACTTACGTCGCGATGAAAGTGAGTGGCTTCGAGCCCAACCGCGTGTTCGGCATGGCGGGCGTGCTCGATACCGCGCGCTATCGCACCTTTGTTGCGATGGAGCTGGGCGTGTCCGTGCGCGACATCAGCGCGCTCGTGCTCGGCGGCCACGGCGATGACATGGTGCCCCTGCCGCGGCTGACCACCGTCGGCGGCATTCCGCTCACCGAGCTGTTGAGCCCGGAGCGCATCACCGCGATCGTCGATCGCACGCGCAACGGCGGCGCCGAGATCGTGAAGCTCCTGAAAGAAGGCAGCGCCTACTACGCGCCCTCGGCGGCGGTCGCCGAAATGGCGGAATCGGTGCTGCGCGATTCCAAGCGCGTGCTGCCCTGCGCCGCCTGGTTGGGCGGAGAATATGGTCTGAGCAACGTGTATTGCGGCGTGCCGGTCAAGCTCGGCAAGGACGGCGTGGAGAAGATCTTCGAGCTCAAGCTCAATGAAGCGGAGCGCAAGATGCTGCACGAATCAGCCAGTCACGTGAAAGAAAGCATCGCGAAACTCAAGCTGTAA
- a CDS encoding MATE family efflux transporter yields MPGKSSQGNFDRELIDGPILRAFWRLAWPTVLQNFIGGLQGIIDHVMVGRLVGYNGNAAIGVSWQIFLVVVVFISSVFSGMGVLVARFAGAGDAAKVNRVVYQAFLTAFALSCLVLAPLGYFFTPHLLEIVHAQPGVKAEALPYLRLMFVCSIGMLTFFMLGGALRSAGDAKTPMRLGVLMTVLNLIFNFTFIPILGTAGAALGTVLAAGIASAAGVYLLFSKRLVVKFSRGMNWRPDWSIIASLFRFGLPTGFQGVAMNLAGVMMLRFIGSLPESAAAHAAYAIGYTELFSLITWTSVGLMGATAALTGQNLGAGKVERARLAAHTAARLGLALAATVGALFVFVPSQLLALFGMREVAVVQIGVQLLHYLSISGLFITVALAYTGGLQGTGDTRSPLYITLISQIMVPLGFCGYFQMTRGLQASDVWLAIVLGHLTRAALTFLRFQQGKWVAIKVDIEPAEA; encoded by the coding sequence ATGCCAGGAAAGTCGTCGCAAGGAAATTTTGATCGCGAGCTGATCGACGGTCCGATTCTGCGCGCGTTTTGGAGATTGGCGTGGCCGACCGTGCTGCAGAATTTCATCGGCGGCCTGCAAGGCATCATCGATCACGTGATGGTGGGCAGGCTGGTGGGCTACAACGGCAATGCCGCTATTGGCGTGAGCTGGCAGATCTTCCTGGTGGTGGTGGTATTCATCAGCTCCGTCTTCAGCGGCATGGGTGTGTTGGTGGCGCGTTTTGCCGGCGCCGGCGACGCCGCCAAAGTCAACCGGGTGGTCTATCAGGCCTTTCTGACGGCGTTCGCGCTGTCGTGTCTGGTGCTGGCACCGCTCGGCTATTTTTTCACGCCGCATTTGCTGGAGATCGTTCATGCCCAGCCCGGCGTCAAGGCGGAGGCGCTGCCCTACCTGCGCCTGATGTTCGTGTGCAGCATTGGCATGCTCACCTTCTTCATGCTCGGCGGCGCTTTGCGTTCCGCCGGTGACGCCAAAACCCCGATGCGTCTGGGCGTGCTGATGACCGTGCTCAATTTGATTTTCAACTTCACGTTCATTCCCATTCTCGGCACCGCCGGCGCGGCTTTGGGCACGGTGCTGGCCGCGGGCATTGCCTCCGCCGCGGGTGTCTATCTGCTTTTCTCGAAACGGCTGGTGGTGAAGTTTTCCCGCGGCATGAATTGGCGGCCCGATTGGAGCATCATTGCTTCGCTGTTTCGGTTCGGGCTGCCCACCGGCTTTCAGGGCGTGGCCATGAACCTCGCTGGCGTGATGATGCTGCGCTTCATCGGCTCGCTGCCGGAGAGTGCCGCCGCGCACGCGGCCTACGCCATCGGCTACACCGAGCTGTTCTCATTGATCACCTGGACCTCGGTGGGTTTGATGGGCGCGACCGCGGCCCTCACCGGCCAGAATCTCGGCGCCGGCAAGGTCGAACGCGCTCGGCTGGCGGCGCACACCGCCGCGCGTCTCGGGCTGGCGCTGGCGGCAACCGTAGGCGCATTATTCGTCTTTGTTCCCAGCCAGTTGCTGGCCCTGTTCGGCATGCGGGAGGTGGCCGTGGTGCAGATCGGCGTGCAGTTGCTGCACTATCTGAGCATCTCCGGATTGTTCATCACGGTGGCGCTGGCTTATACCGGCGGATTGCAGGGCACGGGCGACACGCGCAGCCCGCTTTACATCACATTAATCTCGCAAATCATGGTGCCGCTCGGATTTTGCGGCTACTTTCAAATGACGCGCGGCTTGCAGGCAAGCGACGTGTGGCTCGCAATTGTTCTGGGCCACCTCACGCGGGCAGCGCTGACGTTTTTGCGCTTTCAACAGGGAAAATGGGTGGCAATCAAAGTCGACATTGAACCGGCGGAAGCATGA
- a CDS encoding metallophosphoesterase encodes MRDFFPMIVSAVFLILVSLGNYWGARLGPPAWRQHRGVRVFLKILPIGGLLCTLLWAVGTATNQATVLEPAAVGAVLAWLFSLAILLAWPLIIACDRLERWWQHRQQRAQAAGAPVDASRRRFLLSTATAFPALLMAASAGGVAQAFAEIRLPTLALKFKRLPAGLHGLKIMHFSDFHLGYYLQLDEVERLLTRVAGLSPDLILVTGDLADRLRLLPDLLRMLAALKPGLGVWASLGNHEYYRGIKTVRQSFGAGPVPLLCNEGVRLQHNGAELYLGGADDPQRLLRRDLTHFLKTTAAAAMAEAPASAFKILMSHRPSGFLPAAELGVELTLAGHTHGAQIGMNGRSLFEGWAPESFLWGHYRRGESQLYTSSGAGHWFPVRLGCPPEAPLIVLLPENEETPGPATAEVMTK; translated from the coding sequence ATGCGCGACTTTTTCCCAATGATCGTTAGCGCCGTCTTTTTGATATTGGTTTCGCTGGGCAATTACTGGGGCGCACGCCTCGGGCCGCCGGCTTGGCGGCAACATCGCGGTGTCCGAGTCTTCCTCAAAATTCTCCCGATCGGCGGTTTGCTGTGCACCCTCCTGTGGGCCGTGGGCACTGCCACCAACCAAGCGACTGTGCTGGAGCCGGCCGCGGTCGGCGCCGTGTTGGCATGGCTTTTCTCGCTGGCGATTTTGCTGGCTTGGCCGCTCATTATTGCGTGCGACCGATTGGAGCGCTGGTGGCAACACCGGCAGCAACGCGCGCAGGCAGCCGGGGCGCCGGTCGATGCCAGCCGCCGGCGCTTTCTGCTTTCGACCGCGACGGCCTTTCCGGCGCTGCTGATGGCCGCCAGTGCGGGCGGGGTGGCGCAGGCCTTCGCAGAAATTCGCCTGCCCACGCTTGCGCTCAAATTCAAGCGGCTGCCTGCTGGCTTGCACGGTTTGAAGATCATGCATTTCTCCGATTTCCATCTCGGCTACTATTTGCAGCTCGATGAAGTCGAGCGCCTGCTCACGCGCGTTGCCGGCCTCTCGCCCGATTTGATTCTGGTGACGGGCGATCTCGCCGATCGCTTGCGGCTGCTGCCGGATTTGTTGCGCATGCTCGCTGCGCTCAAGCCCGGCCTCGGCGTTTGGGCTTCGCTGGGCAATCATGAATACTATCGCGGCATCAAGACCGTGCGGCAGAGCTTTGGCGCCGGCCCGGTGCCGCTGCTCTGCAATGAAGGCGTTCGCTTGCAACACAACGGCGCGGAGTTGTATCTCGGCGGCGCCGATGATCCGCAACGATTGCTGCGGCGGGACCTGACGCATTTTCTCAAGACCACGGCTGCCGCCGCCATGGCAGAAGCACCGGCTTCTGCCTTCAAAATCTTGATGAGCCACCGGCCCTCGGGTTTCCTGCCAGCCGCGGAGCTCGGTGTTGAGTTGACGCTGGCGGGGCACACGCATGGCGCGCAAATCGGCATGAATGGCCGCAGCTTGTTCGAGGGCTGGGCGCCGGAGAGTTTTTTGTGGGGGCATTATCGCCGCGGCGAGTCGCAGCTTTATACCTCGAGCGGCGCCGGCCACTGGTTCCCGGTGCGGTTGGGATGCCCGCCGGAAGCGCCGCTGATTGTGCTGTTGCCGGAAAACGAAGAAACGCCGGGGCCGGCAACTGCAGAAGTGATGACAAAGTGA
- a CDS encoding FtsX-like permease family protein → MFKLFRLFNFRHLRRRPLEAFLSLLGIAIGVAAMAGIDLANDSALLSFRKSVDAISGRATHQILGSAAGIPDSMAAEILRQPLLTATPVIEYVAACREAGNDALHVLGIDPFTDAAFRDYSNLSDASATLLTAANLQLLTQPGAALISETFAATHGLVLPDTLHLLIGSEWRAVFVIGTIAKEILTRLGFDNLLLLDLSSAQEVLGRLGYIDRIDLIASAARIAGLRAGLPEYLRLEPPAGRSRRVEEMIRAYRLNLTALSFLAVFVGMFLIYNTMEFAVLHRRKQIGILRCLGVTPRQVIINSLVEALVLGLIGAALGLALGVILAHYATQAVSATISELYVFLKVEGVAVRPAVLLKAAGLGLLATLFASVVPALEAAGISAAVAVRRSSLERRARTFAPWFAAAGVAALGLGLAVYFNSTSFLGGLVVALFVGLAAIGFTPVLTLWLTAASAPLAQRHAGQPGLLATRSIRAALSRTAVAIAALMLALAMVLGMRLMITSFRATINDWVSGALQGDVYLRPLGFGTAKWSATLSPDFLAFLAEQPDVAAISRYGATEFRYRGEPIYLVEVSPEVLQTRSNFTFTSGTGAQHWPKLLAGEIIISEIFSRRFGKAASDTLLLPSPAGPQPFTIAAVIIDYSLDQGQVMMSHDTYARHFGPPRITNAALYLETGVEIGGYVRALRRAVAGRFEVEVNSHRELRAEVLRIFDQSFAITQVMQLLAGLVAVIGIISAVMSLLVERTRELGILRAVGMTLAQMRRMVFLESGLMGVFAGLIALPAGTALALVLIYVINLRTFGWAIPFRIEAVAYLQTFLIALGAALLAAIYPMQRLKRIPIASAIREE, encoded by the coding sequence TTGTTCAAGCTATTTCGACTTTTCAATTTTCGCCATTTGCGGCGCCGCCCGTTGGAAGCCTTTCTGTCGTTGCTGGGCATTGCGATCGGCGTGGCGGCGATGGCCGGCATTGATCTGGCCAATGACAGCGCGCTGCTGAGCTTTCGCAAGTCAGTCGATGCGATTTCGGGCCGGGCCACGCATCAGATCCTGGGCAGCGCGGCCGGCATCCCGGACAGCATGGCAGCCGAGATCTTGCGCCAGCCGTTGCTGACTGCGACGCCAGTGATCGAATACGTGGCTGCCTGCCGGGAGGCCGGAAACGATGCCCTGCATGTGCTCGGCATCGATCCTTTCACCGACGCGGCATTCCGCGACTATTCCAACCTCTCTGATGCCAGCGCCACGCTGCTCACCGCCGCCAATTTGCAACTCCTGACGCAGCCCGGCGCTGCTCTGATCAGCGAAACCTTTGCGGCCACGCATGGCCTGGTGCTGCCGGACACGCTGCACTTGCTGATCGGCAGTGAATGGCGCGCCGTCTTTGTCATCGGCACTATTGCAAAAGAGATTCTGACGCGCTTGGGATTCGACAATCTGCTCTTGCTGGATCTCAGCAGCGCACAGGAAGTGCTCGGCCGCCTCGGTTACATTGACCGCATCGATTTGATCGCCAGCGCGGCGCGCATTGCCGGCCTACGGGCCGGCTTACCGGAATACCTGCGCCTCGAGCCGCCGGCCGGCCGCAGCCGCCGCGTCGAGGAGATGATCCGCGCCTATCGTCTGAATCTCACCGCGCTCTCCTTTCTCGCCGTGTTCGTCGGCATGTTTCTCATCTACAACACCATGGAATTCGCGGTGCTGCATCGTCGCAAGCAAATTGGCATCCTGCGTTGTTTGGGCGTCACGCCGCGCCAGGTGATTATCAACTCTCTAGTGGAAGCGTTGGTGCTCGGCCTGATCGGCGCCGCGCTCGGCTTGGCGCTCGGCGTCATCCTGGCACACTACGCCACGCAAGCCGTGAGTGCGACGATTTCGGAGCTTTACGTTTTTCTCAAAGTCGAAGGGGTGGCGGTGCGGCCGGCGGTGCTGCTCAAGGCTGCCGGTCTCGGGCTGCTGGCAACGCTGTTCGCCAGCGTTGTTCCCGCGTTGGAGGCGGCCGGCATTTCGGCGGCAGTGGCGGTGCGCCGCTCTTCGCTCGAGCGCCGCGCCCGCACTTTTGCGCCCTGGTTCGCTGCTGCCGGTGTGGCCGCGCTCGGATTGGGCTTGGCGGTCTATTTCAACTCTACCAGTTTTCTCGGTGGCCTGGTGGTGGCTCTTTTTGTGGGACTCGCCGCCATCGGCTTCACGCCCGTGCTCACGCTGTGGCTCACCGCGGCCAGTGCACCCTTGGCGCAGCGGCATGCAGGCCAGCCGGGCTTGCTCGCCACGCGCAGCATTCGCGCGGCGCTGAGCCGCACCGCGGTCGCGATTGCCGCGTTGATGCTCGCGCTTGCAATGGTGCTGGGCATGCGCCTGATGATCACCAGCTTTCGCGCCACCATCAATGATTGGGTGAGCGGCGCCTTGCAAGGAGATGTCTACCTGCGGCCGCTGGGCTTCGGTACGGCGAAATGGAGCGCCACGCTGTCGCCGGACTTTCTGGCGTTTCTGGCCGAGCAGCCCGACGTTGCGGCGATCAGCCGTTACGGCGCCACCGAGTTCCGTTATCGCGGCGAGCCGATCTACCTCGTGGAAGTCAGCCCGGAAGTTTTGCAAACGCGCAGCAATTTCACTTTCACTTCTGGCACGGGTGCACAACACTGGCCCAAGCTGCTTGCCGGCGAAATCATCATCTCTGAGATCTTCAGCCGGCGCTTCGGCAAGGCCGCGAGCGACACTCTGCTCTTGCCGTCGCCGGCCGGGCCGCAACCTTTCACCATCGCAGCCGTCATAATCGACTACTCGTTGGATCAGGGCCAGGTGATGATGTCGCATGACACCTATGCCCGCCATTTCGGGCCGCCGCGCATCACCAACGCCGCGCTGTATTTGGAGACGGGGGTGGAGATCGGCGGCTATGTGAGGGCGCTGCGGCGCGCGGTCGCGGGCAGATTTGAAGTCGAGGTCAATTCCCACCGCGAGCTGCGCGCGGAAGTGCTGCGCATTTTTGATCAGAGTTTTGCCATCACGCAGGTGATGCAGTTGCTGGCGGGTCTGGTCGCGGTGATTGGCATCATCAGCGCGGTAATGTCGCTGCTGGTTGAGCGCACGCGCGAGCTGGGCATTTTGCGCGCGGTGGGCATGACCCTCGCGCAAATGCGGCGCATGGTGTTTTTGGAATCGGGATTGATGGGCGTGTTCGCGGGTTTGATTGCTCTGCCCGCCGGCACCGCCCTGGCGTTGGTGCTGATCTATGTCATCAATCTGCGGACATTCGGCTGGGCCATTCCCTTCCGGATCGAAGCCGTGGCTTATCTGCAAACCTTCTTGATCGCGTTGGGCGCGGCGTTGCTGGCCGCAATCTATCCTATGCAACGGCTGAAGCGGATTCCCATCGCCAGCGCGATTCGGGAGGAATGA
- a CDS encoding ABC transporter ATP-binding protein, which produces MIRLEGVSKTYGEQGREIVALHEVNLMIAAGQFLALYGASGSGKSTLLNLIAGIDRPTRGRILFDGVDLTTMSETALTLLRREKIGFVFQFFNLLPTLTVIENVLLPAQLRDQPPKDLRARGLALLQALGLGDRCDALPDQLSGGQQQRVAIARALINDPALILADEPTGNLDSETGGKILLLLQQLAVARGKTVLLVTHSLAAARFADSALQVRDGRIFPFSIAGEAPF; this is translated from the coding sequence TTGATTCGGCTGGAGGGTGTTTCCAAAACTTATGGTGAGCAAGGCCGTGAAATCGTCGCGCTACACGAGGTCAATCTAATGATTGCCGCGGGGCAGTTCCTTGCGCTCTACGGCGCCAGCGGCTCCGGCAAGAGCACCCTGTTGAATCTAATCGCCGGAATCGACCGGCCGACGCGCGGCCGCATTCTTTTTGATGGTGTTGATCTAACCACCATGAGTGAAACTGCGCTGACGTTGCTGCGGCGCGAAAAGATCGGATTCGTTTTTCAATTCTTCAATCTGCTGCCAACGCTCACGGTGATTGAAAATGTGCTGCTGCCGGCGCAGCTCCGTGACCAACCGCCGAAAGATCTGCGTGCGCGCGGTCTGGCATTGCTGCAAGCCCTTGGTTTGGGTGATCGCTGCGACGCACTGCCGGATCAACTCTCCGGCGGCCAGCAGCAACGCGTGGCGATTGCGCGTGCGCTGATCAATGACCCCGCTCTCATACTCGCAGATGAACCCACCGGCAATCTTGATTCCGAAACCGGCGGCAAGATTCTTTTGTTGTTGCAGCAACTGGCTGTTGCCCGCGGCAAAACCGTGCTGCTGGTCACCCACAGCCTGGCGGCAGCGCGCTTTGCTGATTCCGCGCTGCAGGTGCGCGATGGCCGAATTTTTCCATTTTCAATCGCCGGCGAGGCGCCATTCTAA
- a CDS encoding response regulator transcription factor produces MDKGIVQLYGNGDSASLQLEHLLESEGYSLQSSTNLDNLAEIVANHKPAVLIIDLDEFGDRVWSACMELRDEIAARKTALILMTSSEDENLRVKALESGADDIIAKPFGPRELSARIKAIARRLASADAKKIRVKDIEIDLDEHRVRKAGKPIDLTYIQFKLLYLLASRRNNVFSRKEILERVWGKKVYVTNRTVDVHIKRLREKLGEYKYPSQYIETIHGTGYRFL; encoded by the coding sequence ATGGATAAGGGTATTGTGCAACTCTACGGCAACGGTGACAGTGCATCACTTCAACTTGAACACCTTCTGGAGAGCGAAGGATACTCGCTGCAAAGCAGTACGAATCTGGACAATCTGGCGGAAATCGTCGCCAACCACAAACCGGCGGTCTTGATCATTGACTTGGATGAGTTCGGCGACCGCGTCTGGTCGGCGTGCATGGAGTTGCGAGACGAAATCGCCGCCCGCAAGACCGCGCTGATCCTGATGACCTCGAGTGAGGATGAAAATCTCCGCGTCAAGGCCCTGGAAAGCGGCGCCGATGACATCATCGCCAAGCCCTTTGGCCCGCGCGAGCTGTCGGCGCGCATCAAAGCGATTGCCCGGCGCCTGGCGAGCGCAGACGCCAAGAAGATTCGCGTCAAGGACATTGAAATCGATCTCGATGAGCATCGCGTGCGCAAGGCCGGCAAGCCCATCGATTTGACCTATATCCAATTCAAGCTGCTTTACCTGCTGGCCTCGCGGCGCAACAACGTGTTCAGCCGCAAGGAAATTCTCGAACGGGTTTGGGGCAAGAAAGTTTACGTTACCAACCGCACCGTCGATGTGCACATCAAGCGGTTGCGGGAAAAGCTCGGTGAATACAAATATCCGTCTCAATACATCGAAACGATCCACGGCACAGGGTATCGTTTCCTCTAA
- a CDS encoding sterol desaturase family protein — protein MLQIIWDTRGYFFWLLVVSLFCWVLERIAPWRRQQKAWRKQIGQDFFWLVFNGHYAGLLLAHVGSWFLQQVNQLLGAWHVPPPDTIKLMAGYPLWLQFFTLLILKDFLEWCIHNLLHRVPWLWEFHKLHHSIEELDWIGNFRFHWMETVVYQSLTYLPLVMLGVEGNVLLALAVFGTLIGHLNHSNLKISWGPLRYLINSPRMHVWHHDIILRGGHGKNFAVIFSLWDWLFGTAYWPADREQPERLGFEGMERFPNGLLARLVYPLRWGKST, from the coding sequence ATGCTGCAGATCATCTGGGATACCCGCGGCTATTTCTTCTGGTTGCTGGTGGTTTCCCTGTTCTGCTGGGTGCTGGAGCGCATCGCGCCCTGGCGGCGGCAGCAAAAGGCCTGGCGCAAGCAAATCGGCCAGGATTTTTTCTGGCTCGTCTTCAACGGCCACTATGCCGGCCTGCTGCTGGCGCACGTAGGCAGTTGGTTCCTGCAGCAGGTGAATCAGTTGCTCGGTGCCTGGCACGTGCCGCCACCCGACACCATCAAACTCATGGCCGGCTATCCGCTTTGGCTGCAGTTTTTCACTCTTCTCATCCTCAAAGACTTTCTGGAGTGGTGCATTCACAATCTGCTGCACCGCGTGCCCTGGCTGTGGGAGTTTCACAAACTGCATCACAGCATCGAGGAGCTCGATTGGATCGGCAACTTCCGCTTTCATTGGATGGAAACCGTGGTGTATCAAAGCCTGACCTACTTGCCGCTGGTCATGCTCGGCGTCGAGGGCAATGTCTTGCTCGCGCTCGCCGTGTTCGGCACGCTGATCGGGCACCTCAATCATTCCAATTTGAAGATAAGCTGGGGGCCTTTGCGCTACCTCATCAATTCTCCCCGCATGCATGTTTGGCATCATGATATCATTCTGCGCGGCGGGCACGGCAAGAATTTCGCCGTGATTTTCAGCTTGTGGGATTGGCTGTTCGGCACTGCCTACTGGCCGGCAGACCGGGAACAACCCGAACGGCTGGGGTTCGAGGGCATGGAGCGTTTTCCCAATGGATTGCTGGCGCGCCTGGTCTATCCTCTGCGTTGGGGCAAAAGTACGTGA